CCGGCAGGAATACGCCCATGCTGCTCCTCCCAGGATTGTAAAAACTCAACCGTCAATATCCAGTCTGGATCTTGTGCCACCTGCTGGCTGGCATCCACTACCACAGCAGACGCCACAAAATTCTCCAAAGGAATGGTATCAACGCTGTTATCTGGGTGATCTTTACCGCTTACCCAATGTATCGGCGCATCAAAATGCGTTCCGGTATGCTCACCACAACTAAAATTGTTCCAGTACCAACCTGGACCATTCTCGTCATAGTGAGAAATGCGTTCTATATTGAATGCCCAGACTTGCCCAAATTGGGCAGGCAACTGCAAGGCCGGAAAATCCGAGGTCAATGTTTGCGTAAGGTCGATGATTTTCACATTGCCCTGATTTAACGCAGTGACAAACGCACTTAACGGACTATTCATTAATCATGTTCTCCTGAATGTTTGCTAACAGAATCATTTTTTATATTCCGTGAACATCATGCAGACCGGTAAACATGCCGCCGTGAAAAACCAATGGTTTACCTTCGACACTAGCAATTCGTTTGACCTGACCAATCACCAGCAAGTGATCGCCAAGATGCGTTTGTTGGTGATTGGCACAAACCAGCGTTGCTATTGCTCCCCCAATCGAAGGGATACCTTCAGGCGTTTCCTGTAC
The sequence above is drawn from the Xenorhabdus ishibashii genome and encodes:
- a CDS encoding cyclase family protein, which encodes MNSPLSAFVTALNQGNVKIIDLTQTLTSDFPALQLPAQFGQVWAFNIERISHYDENGPGWYWNNFSCGEHTGTHFDAPIHWVSGKDHPDNSVDTIPLENFVASAVVVDASQQVAQDPDWILTVEFLQSWEEQHGRIPAGAWLLFRTDWSKRSDDPARFLNMHDDGAHTPGPSQEAVEWLIHERDIRGFGVETINTDAGQSYNWPIAYPCHTLMHGANKYGLQCLKNLDLLPPTGVVIIAAPLKIGGGSGSPLRVLALVDSFSGEIP